The following are from one region of the Amycolatopsis sp. QT-25 genome:
- a CDS encoding sugar ABC transporter permease, whose amino-acid sequence MSAALPTRGAKTRKWARGFRRRETLAAYAFLSPWMIGFLIFMLIPMIASFVLSLTDYDALRAPTAVGLANYRQLLEDPDVRKSLTNTLVYALMSVPSTMAVSLGLAALLARTGRRSAGIFRTLFYLPEITPKVAVGVLFLFLFNGQAGLVNELLGLFGVQGPQWSTDGAWVKPGLVLMHLWSVGSTVVIYLAALKSVPPELYEAAELDGASRWRRFRHITVPMISGALFFTLIVQTIAALQTFDEAYTAFYGNASSAGYSSDAALFYLIYLFQQGFQFLHMGYASAMAWLLFAIIMVITLIQVRLSKRFVYYEGR is encoded by the coding sequence GTGAGCGCGGCCCTGCCCACTCGCGGGGCGAAGACGAGGAAGTGGGCGCGGGGCTTCCGGCGGCGGGAAACTCTGGCCGCGTACGCGTTCCTGTCACCGTGGATGATCGGCTTCCTGATCTTCATGCTGATCCCCATGATCGCGAGTTTCGTCCTCTCGCTGACCGACTACGACGCCCTGCGGGCACCGACCGCGGTCGGTCTCGCGAATTATCGCCAGTTGTTGGAGGACCCCGACGTCCGCAAAAGCCTGACCAACACGCTGGTCTACGCGCTCATGTCGGTGCCGTCGACGATGGCCGTCTCACTCGGTCTCGCCGCGTTGCTGGCCAGGACGGGGCGCCGGTCGGCAGGGATCTTCCGTACCCTGTTCTATCTGCCTGAAATCACCCCGAAGGTGGCCGTCGGCGTGCTGTTCCTGTTCCTGTTCAACGGGCAGGCCGGCTTGGTCAACGAGCTGCTCGGGCTGTTCGGCGTGCAGGGACCGCAGTGGAGCACCGACGGTGCGTGGGTCAAACCGGGGCTGGTGCTGATGCATCTGTGGTCGGTCGGCAGCACGGTGGTGATCTACCTCGCCGCGTTGAAGAGTGTGCCGCCGGAGCTGTACGAAGCAGCGGAACTCGACGGGGCGTCACGGTGGCGCCGGTTCCGGCACATCACCGTCCCGATGATCAGTGGTGCGCTGTTCTTCACGCTCATCGTGCAGACCATCGCCGCGTTGCAGACGTTCGATGAGGCGTACACGGCGTTCTACGGCAACGCCTCCTCCGCCGGGTACAGCAGCGATGCCGCCCTCTTCTATCTCATCTACCTGTTCCAGCAGGGTTTCCAGTTCTTGCACATGGGTTACGCCTCGGCCATGGCTTGGCTGCTGTTCGCGATCATCATGGTGATCACCCTGATCCAGGTACGGCTGAGCAAGCGTTTCGTCTACTACGAGGGCCGGTGA
- a CDS encoding carbohydrate ABC transporter permease: MALIAASVVFLYPFAWLLSASVKPGEQVFDNALFPQQVVLGNYAEIWRAAPVAAWLVNSVAVSLAAALAATVASSLVAFGFAYFRFPGRNALFGLVLATMMLPGAVTMIPVYLIWNEAGLASTQVPLWAGNLFGSAFYIFLLRQFFLGLPRELFEAARIDGASYWTLFWRIAVPLCKPAMVVTFVFELKASWSDLLKPLIYLRDPALYTLPRGLKALSDQFGQAGEQRWEIVLAGSVLTTLPMIIVFFLAQRHFVDGISTQRRTD, from the coding sequence GTGGCGCTGATAGCCGCGTCGGTGGTGTTCCTGTACCCGTTCGCTTGGTTGTTGAGCGCGTCGGTGAAACCGGGCGAACAGGTTTTCGACAACGCGCTGTTCCCCCAGCAGGTGGTGCTGGGCAACTACGCCGAAATCTGGCGCGCGGCACCGGTGGCGGCCTGGCTGGTCAACAGCGTGGCGGTGAGCCTCGCCGCCGCACTCGCCGCCACGGTGGCCAGCTCGCTGGTCGCATTCGGCTTCGCCTATTTCCGATTTCCCGGGCGCAACGCGCTTTTCGGACTGGTGCTCGCCACGATGATGCTGCCGGGCGCGGTCACCATGATCCCGGTTTACCTGATCTGGAACGAAGCCGGGCTGGCCAGCACCCAGGTTCCGTTGTGGGCGGGCAACCTCTTCGGCAGCGCGTTCTACATCTTCCTGCTGCGGCAGTTCTTCCTCGGGTTGCCGAGGGAACTCTTCGAGGCCGCGCGTATCGACGGTGCGAGCTACTGGACCCTGTTCTGGCGGATCGCGGTACCGCTGTGCAAACCGGCGATGGTGGTGACCTTCGTCTTCGAGCTCAAAGCCAGCTGGTCGGATCTGCTGAAACCGTTGATCTACCTGCGGGACCCGGCGTTGTACACGCTACCGCGCGGACTCAAAGCCCTCTCGGACCAGTTCGGCCAGGCAGGTGAACAGCGGTGGGAGATCGTGCTGGCCGGTAGCGTGCTCACCACGTTGCCGATGATCATCGTGTTCTTCCTCGCCCAACGGCATTTCGTGGACGGCATCTCGACGCAGCGCCGGACCGACTGA
- a CDS encoding M50 family metallopeptidase, whose translation MGESHFSDVITAVAPAPGWWLVVLTGLFAVLVTAFSIVLPVTGRRHLLVDLNVLGTVVHEAGHALVACLTGGGVYRFRITSPDTGSVDSWYFTRFSSVTTLAAGYAMPPLAGLGAAALLAKGQAATVLTATAAMSILCRS comes from the coding sequence ATGGGAGAGAGCCATTTCAGCGACGTCATCACCGCGGTCGCTCCCGCGCCGGGTTGGTGGCTGGTCGTGCTGACGGGGCTGTTCGCGGTGCTGGTGACCGCGTTCTCGATCGTGCTTCCGGTGACGGGCAGACGGCACTTGCTGGTCGACCTCAACGTGCTGGGGACGGTGGTCCACGAGGCCGGGCACGCCCTGGTCGCTTGCCTCACCGGCGGTGGTGTCTATCGGTTCCGGATCACCAGCCCCGATACAGGTTCGGTGGACTCCTGGTACTTCACGAGGTTCTCGTCGGTCACCACCTTGGCAGCCGGCTACGCGATGCCGCCGCTGGCCGGGCTGGGTGCCGCGGCCCTGCTGGCCAAGGGCCAGGCCGCCACCGTCCTGACGGCCACCGCGGCGATGTCGATCCTCTGTCGGAGCTGA
- a CDS encoding ricin-type beta-trefoil lectin domain protein encodes MFAIAGSIAGAPTAIAAPAAGTMPTTAGTGTASVNTGEEEAPVTALANYTIDNANTGRCLTANQLVGEANSVFTNTCVGAASQKWSIAGGKFVNVGTGQCLDYNGDTIATAPCFANTDPVVQYQRWTTDSTTRKWIRHAVFTGSCMHSGGGVREYVTARSCGSSSSRWTFAPA; translated from the coding sequence GTGTTCGCCATCGCCGGATCCATCGCCGGGGCACCGACCGCGATCGCGGCACCGGCCGCGGGCACGATGCCGACCACGGCCGGAACCGGAACCGCGTCGGTGAATACCGGAGAAGAGGAAGCGCCGGTCACCGCACTGGCGAACTACACGATCGACAACGCGAACACGGGGCGCTGCCTGACTGCCAACCAGCTGGTAGGTGAGGCCAATTCCGTCTTCACCAACACCTGCGTCGGAGCAGCTTCGCAGAAATGGTCCATCGCCGGCGGCAAGTTCGTGAACGTCGGTACCGGTCAATGCTTGGATTACAACGGCGACACCATCGCCACGGCGCCCTGTTTCGCCAACACCGACCCGGTGGTGCAGTACCAGCGCTGGACGACCGACTCCACGACGAGAAAGTGGATCAGGCACGCGGTGTTCACCGGAAGCTGTATGCATTCCGGGGGAGGCGTACGAGAATACGTGACTGCGAGGTCGTGCGGGAGCTCTTCCTCCCGCTGGACCTTCGCGCCGGCCTGA
- a CDS encoding helix-turn-helix transcriptional regulator, which produces MDVSSTRGELAHLLVALKERSGLSYSDLGRKSHISSSTLHRYCSGVTVPPDYRTIAAIATACEATDQDLADLLRRWHVANGQVAVETPVCSVETAAPASGSGRRRPRSLAAAAAVLVAIVIPSSMAFNDADPSTPVPAAAPADAGIRYDFAPRRILAPRMPKAVPGGSGKPDHEVVALGSVELEMSTTQTAYVVSVMRASSATYRSLFENEVRCRWPGGEQNFVTGQNILQEGASSEREKEEVQLTTRFLLHPGVATTVACTAYVRAAALREDLDARFRLDSGRIEVADTSVDNMTTGVPAQRAVPRGLLRVGPDPSVMVREPQLPPFTFAPGFTHLSVVADTQYQACHPQEDNHCDTPTPTASTATFTLYVTQWKGNEVCHKNRATGELREMSYAVHHHHVPLHLPHFTIRADCDPRFSAYVLVKWIDGMGGGVQGAVEGLTDSRGSTSTHNASTSHIFMVPYKG; this is translated from the coding sequence ATGGATGTGTCGAGCACGCGCGGCGAGCTTGCGCACCTTCTCGTTGCGCTCAAGGAGCGCAGCGGGCTGAGCTATTCGGATCTTGGCCGAAAGTCACATATCAGCAGTTCCACCCTGCATCGATACTGTTCTGGAGTAACGGTTCCACCCGATTACCGGACGATTGCCGCAATCGCCACCGCATGTGAGGCGACTGACCAAGACCTCGCCGATTTGCTGCGGCGCTGGCATGTGGCAAACGGCCAGGTCGCCGTGGAGACCCCGGTTTGCTCAGTCGAAACTGCGGCCCCGGCCTCCGGCTCTGGCCGGCGGCGCCCACGCTCGCTCGCGGCCGCCGCTGCGGTCCTCGTGGCGATCGTGATCCCGTCGAGCATGGCATTCAACGATGCAGACCCCTCCACCCCCGTGCCCGCCGCCGCGCCCGCCGACGCCGGCATCCGATACGACTTCGCGCCACGTCGCATACTCGCGCCGCGGATGCCCAAGGCAGTGCCTGGCGGATCCGGGAAGCCCGATCATGAGGTAGTGGCGCTGGGCAGCGTCGAGCTCGAGATGTCGACGACCCAGACCGCGTACGTGGTGTCGGTGATGCGCGCGAGCTCGGCGACCTACCGCTCGCTGTTCGAGAACGAGGTGCGGTGCAGGTGGCCCGGCGGTGAGCAGAACTTCGTGACCGGACAGAACATCCTGCAAGAAGGCGCCTCGTCGGAGCGGGAGAAGGAAGAAGTCCAGCTGACCACACGCTTCCTGCTGCATCCCGGTGTGGCCACCACAGTCGCCTGCACCGCCTACGTCCGCGCCGCCGCGCTCAGGGAAGACCTCGACGCGCGGTTCCGGCTGGACAGCGGGCGGATCGAGGTCGCCGACACGTCCGTGGACAACATGACAACAGGCGTGCCTGCCCAGCGTGCGGTGCCGCGTGGTCTCCTGCGCGTGGGCCCGGACCCCAGTGTGATGGTTCGGGAGCCACAGCTGCCGCCCTTCACCTTCGCGCCGGGATTCACCCACCTCAGCGTCGTCGCCGACACCCAATATCAGGCCTGCCATCCGCAGGAGGACAACCACTGCGACACGCCCACCCCGACCGCGTCGACGGCCACCTTCACTCTGTACGTCACCCAGTGGAAGGGCAACGAAGTCTGCCATAAGAACCGGGCTACCGGGGAACTCCGCGAGATGTCCTACGCGGTGCACCATCATCACGTACCACTGCACCTGCCTCACTTCACCATCCGCGCCGACTGTGACCCGCGGTTCAGCGCCTACGTCCTGGTGAAGTGGATAGACGGAATGGGCGGCGGGGTACAGGGCGCCGTGGAAGGCCTGACCGACTCACGCGGATCCACCTCAACGCACAACGCCAGCACGAGCCACATCTTCATGGTCCCCTACAAGGGCTGA